A stretch of Chroogloeocystis siderophila 5.2 s.c.1 DNA encodes these proteins:
- a CDS encoding AraC family transcriptional regulator, producing the protein MTTTLSKEAYWELFEETATKQAHINDITYKFPTQLGQGYCREIDLREGLELVIAQYQLYDDMILEMPERSHPIEYIFLLSGTEQYDDQFINAGNYSLWSSGIAPKEKPKSCATQPIFAINVHIKPELFTAFWHSESETTLSAQQLLRGNQEYQLYSGRTTTIAMQTAIQQILQCPYRGLTKRIYFESKVWELMALLIHDLEHPRHLPYNSLKPDDIDRIHYAKELLLQQLDNPLSLVDLARQVGLNDCTLKRGFRYCFGKTVFGYLHDYRLEQARQLLEQRRLNVSEVARSVGFANRSYFASAFRKKFGVNPRDYLTQKNSA; encoded by the coding sequence ATGACAACCACTCTTTCAAAAGAAGCTTACTGGGAATTGTTTGAAGAAACAGCAACGAAGCAGGCGCACATCAACGATATCACTTATAAGTTTCCAACGCAGCTAGGGCAGGGCTATTGTCGTGAGATTGATCTACGCGAAGGATTAGAATTGGTGATCGCCCAGTATCAACTCTATGATGACATGATTTTAGAAATGCCTGAGCGATCGCATCCGATTGAATATATCTTCTTACTTTCGGGAACAGAACAATACGACGATCAATTCATAAATGCGGGAAATTATAGCCTGTGGAGTAGCGGCATCGCGCCGAAAGAGAAACCCAAATCTTGCGCTACTCAACCGATCTTTGCGATCAATGTTCACATCAAGCCAGAGTTGTTCACTGCATTTTGGCATAGCGAATCAGAAACTACATTATCAGCACAGCAGCTATTAAGAGGAAACCAAGAATATCAACTTTATTCGGGACGCACAACAACAATTGCAATGCAAACGGCTATTCAGCAAATTCTGCAATGTCCGTATCGAGGATTAACCAAACGAATATATTTCGAAAGCAAAGTTTGGGAACTGATGGCGTTGCTGATTCACGATTTGGAACATCCACGCCATCTACCTTACAATTCACTTAAACCCGATGATATCGACCGGATTCATTACGCCAAAGAACTTTTACTACAACAGCTAGACAATCCACTGTCATTGGTTGATTTAGCGCGACAAGTTGGTTTAAACGACTGTACACTCAAGCGCGGCTTTCGCTACTGTTTTGGTAAAACTGTGTTTGGCTACCTCCATGACTACCGCCTCGAACAAGCGCGTCAGCTACTCGAACAACGTCGCCTGAATGTTTCTGAAGTTGCTCGCAGTGTTGGTTTTGCTAACCGCAGTTACTTTGCATCTGCCTTTAGAAAGAAATTTGGAGTAAATCCGAGAGATTATCTTACACAAAAAAATTCCGCCTAG
- a CDS encoding Uma2 family endonuclease produces the protein MVIAAPEPKAELQPVGEQRVVLRGLSWEAYLQILNALPQSRGSRLTYDNEVLEITIPLEDHEFSVRLIECFLRTLVELMRMRIKTMGSTTMNYPRLKKGAEPDSAYYIQNQPLVKGRNVDFSQDPPPDLVVEVDITHTDIAKNQFYSSIGVPEFWRFNGKIWRIYQLQEGVYVEFEVSPTFPQVPKEQLYAFLKQAKEDEIEAVESLRTWWYSSMMEATI, from the coding sequence ATGGTCATTGCTGCACCAGAACCAAAAGCTGAATTGCAACCTGTTGGCGAACAACGGGTAGTATTGCGGGGGTTGTCCTGGGAGGCGTATCTACAAATCTTAAATGCGCTGCCTCAGTCTCGTGGTTCTCGGTTGACTTATGACAATGAAGTGTTGGAAATTACGATACCGCTAGAAGATCATGAGTTTTCGGTTCGTTTAATAGAGTGTTTCCTGCGGACGCTGGTTGAACTGATGAGAATGCGAATTAAGACAATGGGTTCAACCACCATGAACTACCCTCGACTCAAGAAAGGCGCAGAACCTGATAGTGCTTACTACATCCAAAATCAACCGCTGGTGAAAGGTCGGAATGTGGATTTTAGCCAAGATCCGCCACCGGATTTAGTGGTAGAGGTAGATATTACCCACACGGATATTGCCAAAAATCAATTCTATTCCAGTATTGGAGTACCAGAGTTTTGGCGGTTTAATGGCAAGATATGGCGGATTTACCAGCTTCAAGAAGGGGTTTATGTGGAGTTTGAAGTCAGCCCGACGTTTCCACAAGTGCCGAAAGAACAATTGTATGCGTTTCTGAAGCAGGCGAAAGAAGATGAAATTGAAGCGGTAGAGTCTTTACGAACCTGGTGGTATAGCAGTATGATGGAAGCTACGATTTGA
- a CDS encoding AMIN domain-containing protein, with protein sequence MRHYWQLAFLTGSLLISFPAWAQTITGAATAVEQQKQIAQTVPQITGVRIDTVQGIAVVLETAGVLSPTTYTIDNTLIADIPNAVLALPEEFQAVNPAEGIALVRVTNLPNN encoded by the coding sequence ATGCGGCATTATTGGCAATTGGCATTCTTAACAGGATCGTTACTAATTTCTTTTCCGGCTTGGGCACAAACCATTACAGGTGCAGCAACCGCTGTTGAACAGCAAAAGCAAATTGCGCAAACAGTCCCTCAAATTACTGGAGTGAGAATAGACACGGTACAGGGCATTGCGGTAGTTTTGGAAACAGCAGGAGTATTATCTCCAACGACTTATACGATCGATAATACGTTAATTGCGGATATTCCCAACGCCGTGTTGGCATTACCTGAAGAATTTCAAGCCGTCAATCCCGCAGAAGGTATTGCCTTAGTGCGCGTGACGAACTTACCTAACAATTAG
- a CDS encoding helix-turn-helix transcriptional regulator → MVLAFTADSFDQRWQESARSGDVVQYGDCIEDVESCPSWLGKGQRRSLWLSDSLRIEIRDESYHSKWSLQRNHDDEFPITAKFYLAGCSQVQTRGIADEYVEQTGQNYLYCLPDTAEIETYFATERLHFVMIWLQPKRLRGLGVEHIASLTPELQQFIEGNTRPFFHHPLGKTTPEMQRVLQRLLHCPYQGFTKQLYLEGQALELLSLQFAQWLEQDQINNSTLLLRSDDVERVHNAKEILAQNLMCPPSIMELAQQIGLNDYKLKQGFRQVVGTTPFGYLREQRLELARQLLSDTEMSVEEVAIAVGYRSHSSFTAAFSRQFGMSPKVWQRQISRRIV, encoded by the coding sequence ATGGTGTTAGCGTTTACAGCAGATAGCTTTGATCAACGGTGGCAAGAAAGCGCGCGCAGTGGTGATGTTGTGCAGTATGGGGATTGTATTGAGGATGTTGAATCGTGTCCATCTTGGTTAGGAAAAGGACAGCGGCGATCGCTTTGGTTGAGTGACTCTCTGCGAATTGAAATCAGAGATGAAAGTTATCACTCTAAATGGTCATTGCAGCGAAACCATGATGATGAATTTCCAATAACGGCTAAGTTTTATTTAGCAGGTTGTTCGCAGGTGCAGACGCGCGGAATTGCTGATGAATATGTCGAGCAAACAGGTCAAAATTATCTTTATTGTTTACCTGATACCGCAGAAATTGAAACGTATTTTGCGACTGAGCGCTTGCACTTTGTGATGATTTGGTTGCAGCCTAAGCGTTTGAGAGGGCTTGGTGTAGAACATATCGCTTCGTTGACACCCGAATTACAGCAATTTATAGAGGGCAACACGCGACCTTTTTTTCACCATCCGCTGGGAAAAACAACTCCTGAAATGCAGCGGGTGTTGCAGCGATTGTTGCATTGTCCTTATCAGGGTTTCACCAAACAGCTTTATTTAGAAGGTCAAGCTTTAGAGCTACTTTCGCTACAATTTGCCCAGTGGCTTGAACAGGATCAAATAAATAATTCAACGCTTTTGCTTCGCTCTGATGACGTTGAGCGAGTACATAATGCCAAGGAAATTTTGGCACAAAACCTAATGTGTCCTCCATCAATTATGGAACTAGCACAACAGATAGGGTTAAATGACTACAAGCTCAAGCAAGGTTTTCGTCAAGTTGTAGGAACAACACCGTTTGGTTATCTTCGAGAACAGCGGTTGGAGTTGGCACGGCAATTGTTGAGCGATACTGAAATGTCAGTTGAAGAGGTTGCGATCGCCGTGGGTTATCGAAGTCATAGTAGCTTTACCGCCGCATTTAGCCGCCAGTTTGGCATGAGTCCCAAGGTGTGGCAACGGCAAATTAGCCGCAGGATTGTTTGA
- a CDS encoding TVP38/TMEM64 family protein has translation MMKRNFIKIFQLSLIVLLIAVGIWFVNRVGIEQIRANVDQLGVWAPLAVISLRMISVVIPALPSTAYSILSGVLFGFAQGIVVIAIADLIACNLNFYIAKRYGRNLVQKFVGQRFMSRVDSLSQKYLERNIFLVTGFLMTGLFDFVAYAVGLTQMKWRSFILALILGIAISTPPIVALGAGVFEGGRILLVGAMLGIFALAMLTGWLSRKKGVRSEG, from the coding sequence ATGATGAAGCGCAATTTTATTAAAATCTTTCAATTGAGTTTAATTGTCTTACTCATTGCTGTAGGAATCTGGTTTGTCAATCGTGTTGGGATTGAACAAATAAGAGCAAATGTCGATCAGCTTGGTGTTTGGGCACCGTTAGCTGTTATATCCTTGCGGATGATCAGCGTTGTGATTCCAGCACTACCAAGCACCGCTTACTCGATTTTATCAGGCGTGCTGTTTGGTTTTGCTCAGGGAATTGTGGTGATTGCGATCGCTGATTTGATTGCGTGTAACCTGAATTTTTACATTGCCAAACGCTATGGGCGCAATCTTGTGCAAAAGTTTGTCGGGCAAAGGTTTATGAGTAGAGTTGATTCTCTTAGCCAAAAGTATTTAGAACGCAATATTTTTCTGGTTACGGGATTTTTGATGACAGGGTTGTTTGACTTTGTTGCTTATGCTGTTGGACTCACGCAGATGAAATGGCGTAGTTTTATACTAGCGCTGATTCTCGGCATTGCCATTTCTACGCCGCCAATCGTTGCGCTTGGTGCGGGTGTTTTTGAAGGCGGTAGAATTTTACTTGTGGGTGCGATGTTAGGAATCTTTGCGCTGGCAATGTTAACAGGATGGTTAAGTCGGAAGAAAGGAGTGAGGAGTGAGGGGTAA